A single region of the Acidimicrobiales bacterium genome encodes:
- the rpsT gene encoding 30S ribosomal protein S20 — translation MANIRSQIKRNRQNEKRRLRNKARKSEMKTRSKTVVRLAEAGEDHSAALARAYKAIDKAAKTGAIHKNAAARRKSRLARRINKILASASGS, via the coding sequence GTGGCGAACATCCGCAGCCAGATCAAGCGGAACCGGCAGAACGAGAAGCGGCGACTGCGCAACAAGGCGCGCAAGTCCGAGATGAAGACGCGCTCGAAGACCGTCGTGAGGCTCGCGGAGGCGGGTGAAGACCACTCCGCCGCCCTCGCCCGGGCCTACAAGGCGATCGACAAGGCGGCGAAGACCGGCGCCATCCACAAGAACGCGGCAGCACGACGCAAGTCGCGCCTCGCTAGACGCATAAACAAGATCCTCGCCTCGGCGTCTGGTTCCTGA
- the dnaJ gene encoding chaperone protein DnaJ, translating to MKDYYAILGVPRDATQEEIKKAYRRLARTYHPDHNPDPEAESRFKEIAEAYEVLGDPEKRRRYDAYGSADGVGFGDIFGADFGDLFDAFFGGGFTRGASRRGPARGPDVEAVAEIDLEEAFTGCSVEVKVRTAEVCTDCGGSGSRGGAAPSKCPDCGGTGRSTTVRRSLLGQIVTSRDCGRCGGEGVVVTDPCGSCAGEGRRLVEKGYVIDVPPGVDNGQTLRLSGKGAVGARGGTPGDLYVHVRVRPHERFERHGDDLVEELHIPFTQAALGACVEYETLDGSEELVIPPGTQSGEVFRFGGKGMPRLGGRGRGNLIVKVIVDVPTDLTEEQEELLRKFAALRGEEVAPSREGLFSRIKSVFG from the coding sequence GTGAAGGACTACTACGCGATCCTCGGCGTCCCCCGCGACGCCACCCAGGAGGAGATCAAGAAGGCGTACCGTCGGCTCGCCCGCACCTACCATCCCGACCACAACCCGGACCCGGAAGCCGAGTCCCGCTTCAAGGAGATCGCCGAGGCATACGAGGTGCTCGGCGATCCGGAGAAGCGGCGCCGCTACGACGCCTACGGCTCTGCCGACGGTGTCGGGTTCGGCGACATCTTCGGGGCGGACTTCGGTGACCTCTTCGACGCGTTCTTCGGTGGCGGTTTCACGAGGGGTGCGAGCCGCAGGGGCCCCGCACGCGGCCCCGACGTGGAGGCCGTGGCGGAGATAGACCTCGAAGAGGCGTTCACCGGATGCTCGGTGGAGGTGAAGGTGCGCACAGCCGAGGTGTGCACCGACTGCGGTGGCTCCGGCTCGAGGGGTGGGGCCGCCCCGTCCAAGTGCCCCGACTGCGGCGGCACCGGCAGGTCCACCACGGTCCGCAGGTCGCTGCTCGGCCAGATCGTCACCTCGCGGGACTGCGGCCGCTGCGGCGGAGAGGGAGTGGTGGTCACCGACCCCTGCGGCAGCTGTGCGGGTGAGGGGCGACGGCTTGTGGAGAAGGGCTACGTAATCGACGTCCCCCCAGGAGTCGACAACGGCCAGACGCTACGGCTGAGCGGAAAGGGAGCGGTCGGGGCGAGGGGGGGCACACCGGGGGACCTCTACGTGCATGTCAGGGTGAGGCCCCACGAGCGCTTCGAACGACACGGGGACGACCTCGTCGAGGAGTTGCACATCCCTTTCACACAGGCGGCCCTCGGTGCGTGCGTCGAATACGAGACGTTGGACGGCAGCGAGGAGCTCGTGATACCGCCCGGGACGCAGAGCGGCGAGGTGTTCAGGTTCGGCGGCAAGGGCATGCCTCGGCTGGGCGGCAGGGGGCGGGGGAACCTGATCGTGAAGGTGATCGTCGACGTCCCCACCGACCTCACCGAAGAGCAGGAGGAGCTGCTGAGGAAGTTTGCAGCCCTGCGAGGCGAGGAGGTCGCCCCGTCGCGTGAGGGGCTGTTCTCGCGAATCAAGTCGGTCTTCGGCTAG
- the folP gene encoding dihydropteroate synthase has protein sequence MRGGSVRPVSDGVPTTEEEGCRAARLVLGGHSWDLTRQAVVMGILNRTPDSFFDKGAYWDFDRFLARADRLVAEGADILDVGGVRAGPGEEVTPEEELSRVVPAVEALRRRFDTPVSVDTWRAEVVQACFEAGAVLGNDISGFADPGYLPAAAAAGAGVVATHIRLGPRIPDPDPHYDDVVETVRRRLGELARKAVAAGIPAESVIVDAGLDLGKTAAHSLTLLRASDRLASLGHPLLLSASNKRFLWELLGVDVHSAQRGTNAAHALGVALGCRIVRAHDVKAARRVVDTVMAIITADEAADDESRSAGAATGGGRRSS, from the coding sequence ATGCGCGGCGGTAGCGTTCGACCCGTGTCAGACGGGGTGCCGACCACCGAGGAAGAGGGTTGCCGTGCGGCACGGCTGGTTCTCGGCGGGCACAGCTGGGACCTCACCCGGCAGGCGGTCGTGATGGGCATCCTCAACCGCACGCCGGACTCATTCTTCGACAAGGGCGCCTACTGGGACTTCGACCGCTTTCTCGCGAGGGCGGATCGCCTCGTCGCCGAGGGCGCCGACATCCTCGACGTGGGTGGGGTGAGAGCCGGTCCCGGGGAGGAGGTGACACCCGAAGAGGAGCTCTCCCGGGTGGTGCCTGCCGTGGAGGCGCTGCGCCGCCGGTTCGACACCCCGGTCTCGGTGGACACCTGGCGGGCGGAGGTCGTACAGGCCTGCTTCGAGGCGGGTGCGGTGCTGGGAAACGACATCTCCGGCTTCGCCGACCCGGGATACCTGCCCGCGGCCGCAGCCGCCGGCGCCGGTGTGGTCGCCACGCACATACGGCTCGGCCCGCGCATACCCGACCCAGATCCGCATTACGACGACGTCGTCGAGACCGTCCGCCGCCGTCTCGGCGAGCTGGCCCGGAAGGCCGTCGCCGCCGGCATACCCGCCGAATCCGTGATCGTCGACGCCGGTCTGGACCTGGGCAAGACCGCCGCGCACTCGCTCACCCTGCTCAGGGCGTCCGACCGCCTCGCCTCCCTCGGCCACCCTCTGCTCCTGTCGGCTTCCAACAAGCGCTTTCTCTGGGAGCTGCTGGGCGTCGACGTGCACTCGGCACAGCGGGGCACCAACGCCGCCCACGCCTTGGGCGTAGCGCTCGGCTGTCGGATAGTCCGAGCACACGACGTCAAGGCGGCCCGCAGGGTGGTCGACACGGTGATGGCGATAATCACGGCCGATGAGGCGGCCGACGATGAATCGCGCTCAGCGGGGGCGGCCACAGGCGGCGGCCGGAGGTCGAGTTGA
- the hrcA gene encoding heat-inducible transcription repressor HrcA, with product MVTTRPTERLDERKSAILRAVVREYIRTAQPVGSAALAPALGVSSATVRNEMSALEEMGYLFQPHTSSGRVPAEKGYRFFVDSLGEPPGLPPAMDRKVRDFFDRAHGELEVLLQETSALLADLTRYTAVVVGPEREVATVRSLQLVDLGGSSVLVVVVLSDGRVEKRVVERAGRISEVVLHAASVHLARHLEGARLGDLPKVPRSGDRRVDALVERVLSGLRSGQAPSSDVYVEGRELVASFFDTLETVRKVLETLREQYVVVTLLRDLLTEGRRVAIGSEMGVEPLTECSVVLAPFEVGGEVKGALGILGPTRMDYAQALGTVTTVSKRLAGRLSLRGAG from the coding sequence ATGGTCACGACCCGGCCAACAGAAAGGTTGGACGAACGCAAGTCCGCGATCTTGCGGGCCGTCGTCCGTGAGTACATCCGGACCGCGCAGCCGGTCGGTTCGGCCGCACTGGCACCCGCCCTCGGAGTCTCCTCGGCGACCGTCCGCAACGAGATGTCCGCCCTGGAGGAGATGGGATACCTCTTCCAGCCACACACCTCCTCCGGACGTGTCCCTGCGGAGAAGGGCTACCGGTTCTTCGTCGACTCTCTCGGCGAGCCGCCGGGACTGCCCCCGGCGATGGACCGCAAGGTTCGTGACTTCTTCGATCGGGCCCACGGGGAGCTCGAGGTCCTTCTGCAGGAGACGTCGGCTCTGCTGGCCGACCTCACGCGATACACGGCGGTGGTAGTGGGACCCGAACGGGAGGTTGCCACCGTCAGGTCGCTGCAGCTGGTGGACCTCGGAGGCTCGAGCGTGCTCGTGGTCGTCGTGCTCTCCGACGGGCGGGTCGAAAAGAGGGTGGTCGAGAGGGCCGGCAGAATCAGCGAGGTCGTGCTGCACGCCGCCTCTGTTCATCTGGCTCGTCATCTGGAGGGGGCGCGGCTCGGAGACCTGCCGAAGGTGCCGCGCTCGGGTGACAGGCGGGTGGACGCACTGGTGGAGCGGGTGCTCTCCGGCCTCCGGTCCGGACAGGCGCCCTCGAGCGACGTGTACGTCGAGGGTCGGGAGCTCGTGGCCAGCTTCTTCGACACCTTGGAGACCGTCCGGAAGGTACTCGAGACGCTGCGCGAGCAGTACGTCGTGGTCACGCTGCTCAGGGACCTGCTCACAGAGGGCAGGCGGGTGGCCATCGGTTCGGAGATGGGCGTGGAGCCGCTCACCGAGTGCTCGGTCGTGCTCGCGCCGTTCGAGGTGGGCGGCGAGGTGAAGGGAGCCCTCGGCATCCTCGGGCCGACCCGTATGGACTACGCCCAGGCGCTCGGGACGGTCACCACCGTGTCCAAGCGGCTCGCGGGCCGGCTCTCGCTCCGAGGCGCCGGCTGA
- a CDS encoding co-chaperone YbbN, whose protein sequence is MTAIDVTDHTFHAEVVERSRTTPVVVDFWAEWCQPCRMLGPILEKVVADTGGKVVLAKVNVDQNPQTPAQFGVRGIPAVFALKNATVVDGFVGAQGEQFVRNFVAKLLPTAEEEEVERLIAAGDEESLRKALELDPDNARAVEALAELLVAKGEKDEALQLLAKVPENANTRRIAALARTGGAVEDVEQRLRDLLDRVKQDEDARREFLDLLEVLGPDDPRTAAYRRELASRLY, encoded by the coding sequence TTGACTGCGATAGACGTCACCGATCACACCTTCCACGCCGAGGTCGTCGAGAGGTCCCGCACCACGCCCGTGGTCGTGGACTTCTGGGCCGAGTGGTGCCAGCCATGCCGGATGCTCGGACCGATCCTCGAGAAGGTGGTCGCCGACACCGGTGGGAAAGTGGTGTTGGCGAAGGTGAACGTCGACCAGAACCCGCAGACCCCCGCCCAGTTCGGGGTGAGGGGAATCCCGGCGGTGTTCGCCCTCAAGAACGCCACCGTCGTCGACGGGTTCGTCGGAGCCCAAGGCGAGCAGTTCGTCCGCAACTTCGTGGCCAAGCTGCTGCCCACGGCCGAGGAAGAAGAGGTCGAGCGCCTGATCGCCGCAGGAGACGAAGAGTCGCTTCGCAAGGCGCTCGAGCTCGACCCGGACAACGCACGAGCCGTCGAGGCGCTCGCGGAGCTGCTCGTCGCCAAGGGCGAAAAGGACGAGGCGCTCCAGCTCCTCGCCAAGGTCCCAGAGAACGCGAACACCCGGCGGATAGCCGCCCTCGCCCGCACGGGAGGGGCCGTAGAAGACGTGGAGCAGCGTCTCAGGGATCTGCTCGATCGTGTCAAGCAGGACGAAGACGCGCGCCGAGAGTTCCTCGACCTGCTCGAGGTGTTGGGGCCGGACGACCCCCGAACAGCCGCCTATCGCAGGGAGCTCGCCTCCCGCCTGTACTGA
- a CDS encoding citrate synthase — MRDSITITDNRTGESVEVPIVDGGVDSAAWRKLLPGIWFHDPALMTTAITASRITFIDGEAGILRYRGYPIEELAEQSSFLEVAYLLIHGELPTREQYDRWHHEITYHTYIHENVRKRFMEGFHHDAHPMGIFVSALAALSTFYPEAKNVTDPENRMRQVIRLIAKVPTIAAGAHRFSVGMPFVYPDNTLGYVANFMSMMWKVGEPRYDADPTLVRALDTLFILHADHEQNCSTTAMRVVGSSHADPYVATAAAAAALYGPRHGGANEAVIRMLTEIGSVENVPSYIEAVKRGETRLQGFGHRVYKNYDPRARIIKETADRVFAITGKNPLLDIALALEERALEDEYFKSRRLYPNVDFYSGLIYQAMGFPVDMFPVLFAIPRTAGWLAHWLELFENDEKIARPRQLYVGPGERHYLPIEKRAAA; from the coding sequence GTGAGAGATTCGATCACCATTACGGACAACCGCACCGGTGAATCTGTCGAGGTCCCGATCGTCGACGGCGGGGTCGACTCGGCCGCATGGCGGAAGCTCCTACCGGGAATCTGGTTCCACGACCCCGCGCTGATGACCACCGCGATCACCGCCAGCCGTATCACCTTCATCGACGGGGAGGCCGGGATCCTCCGCTACCGCGGCTACCCGATCGAGGAGCTGGCCGAACAGTCTTCCTTCCTCGAGGTCGCCTATCTACTCATCCACGGGGAGCTCCCCACCCGCGAGCAGTACGACCGCTGGCACCACGAGATCACCTACCACACCTACATCCACGAGAACGTCCGCAAACGCTTCATGGAGGGCTTCCACCACGACGCACACCCGATGGGGATCTTCGTCAGCGCCCTCGCCGCACTCTCGACCTTCTACCCCGAGGCCAAGAACGTCACAGACCCGGAGAACCGGATGCGCCAGGTGATCCGCCTCATCGCCAAGGTCCCCACCATCGCCGCGGGAGCCCACAGGTTCTCGGTGGGCATGCCGTTCGTCTATCCCGACAACACCCTCGGCTATGTAGCCAACTTCATGTCGATGATGTGGAAGGTAGGCGAGCCCCGCTACGACGCCGACCCGACGCTGGTGAGGGCGCTCGACACGCTCTTCATCCTGCACGCAGACCACGAGCAGAACTGCTCCACCACCGCCATGCGGGTGGTGGGGAGCTCACACGCAGACCCCTACGTCGCCACCGCCGCGGCCGCCGCGGCCCTCTACGGCCCACGACACGGCGGGGCGAACGAGGCCGTCATCCGCATGCTCACCGAGATCGGATCGGTGGAGAACGTGCCCTCCTACATCGAGGCCGTGAAGCGAGGCGAGACGAGGCTGCAGGGTTTCGGGCACAGGGTGTACAAGAACTACGACCCCAGGGCACGCATCATCAAGGAGACCGCCGACCGCGTCTTCGCCATCACGGGAAAGAACCCGCTCCTCGACATTGCACTCGCGCTGGAAGAGCGGGCCTTGGAGGACGAGTACTTCAAGAGCCGCCGGCTCTACCCGAACGTCGACTTCTACTCCGGCCTCATCTACCAGGCGATGGGCTTCCCCGTGGACATGTTCCCCGTGCTGTTCGCCATCCCCCGGACTGCCGGGTGGCTCGCTCACTGGCTCGAGCTGTTCGAGAACGACGAGAAGATCGCCCGTCCACGACAGCTCTACGTCGGGCCGGGGGAACGCCACTACCTCCCGATAGAGAAGAGAGCCGCCGCTTGA
- the lepA gene encoding elongation factor 4, giving the protein MTPPEKIRNICVLSHIDHGKTTLTDRFLELCGAVPAREMRACYLDSMELERERGITIKLQSVRLSWDGYVIDLIDTPGHVDFSYEVSRSLAACEGAILLVDASQGIEAQTLANCFLALEHDLEIVAALNKIDLPAADPDRCAAEIEEVLGIPASEILRISAKTGEGVEQLLGRVVERVPPPSGDPDAPLRALVFDSHFDQYRGVVSSVRVVDGVLSAGSELLFMQAGVTHMAEEVGVRTPQPTPVASLGPGEVGYLIAGVKEVRHARSGETVTSAARPAPEPLPGYREPKPMVFCGLYPIDGEDYEQLRDALEKLRLNDAAFTFEPENSLALGFGFRCGFLGLLHMDIIRERIEREFGVSLVATAPSVEYRVTKTSGEVVLVDNPSELPPAGEIRTIEEPVLDATIIAPASYTGTVLELCQARRGTQTGLTYLSPERVEIRYRIPLAEVVVDFFDQLKSRTQGYASLDYEPAGHQVADLVRVDILLHGQPVDAFSAIVHRSKAQDYGREMTKRLRELIPRQQFDVPIQAAIGGRIIARETVKAYRKDVTAKLYGGDVTRKRKLLEKQKEGKKRMKAIGRVEVPQDAFIRALRIDA; this is encoded by the coding sequence GTGACTCCCCCCGAGAAGATCCGCAACATCTGCGTGCTCAGCCACATAGACCACGGGAAGACCACCCTCACCGACCGTTTCCTCGAACTGTGTGGGGCGGTGCCCGCCAGGGAGATGCGCGCCTGCTACCTCGACTCGATGGAGCTCGAACGCGAACGGGGGATCACCATAAAGCTGCAGAGCGTCCGGCTGTCGTGGGACGGGTACGTGATCGACCTGATCGACACGCCGGGGCACGTCGACTTCTCCTACGAAGTTTCCCGTTCGCTGGCCGCGTGCGAAGGGGCGATCCTGCTGGTGGACGCCTCCCAGGGGATCGAGGCCCAGACGCTCGCCAACTGCTTCCTCGCCCTCGAGCACGACCTGGAGATCGTCGCCGCCCTCAACAAGATCGATCTCCCCGCCGCAGACCCGGACCGCTGCGCGGCCGAGATCGAGGAGGTGCTCGGCATCCCCGCCTCCGAGATCCTGCGCATAAGCGCCAAGACCGGCGAGGGTGTCGAGCAGCTGCTGGGGCGGGTTGTCGAGCGTGTCCCGCCCCCGAGCGGAGACCCTGACGCCCCTCTGCGAGCGCTGGTGTTCGACTCGCACTTCGACCAGTACAGGGGAGTGGTCTCGTCTGTGCGGGTGGTCGACGGCGTGCTGTCCGCGGGGTCCGAGCTGCTGTTCATGCAGGCAGGCGTGACGCACATGGCAGAAGAGGTGGGCGTTCGCACCCCCCAGCCGACACCGGTGGCATCGCTGGGACCGGGTGAGGTCGGCTATCTGATCGCCGGGGTGAAAGAGGTGCGTCACGCACGTTCCGGTGAGACGGTGACCTCTGCGGCGCGCCCGGCTCCCGAACCGCTCCCCGGCTACCGGGAGCCCAAGCCGATGGTCTTCTGCGGGCTGTACCCGATCGACGGGGAGGACTACGAGCAGCTGCGCGACGCTCTGGAGAAGCTGCGACTGAACGACGCCGCGTTCACCTTCGAGCCGGAGAACTCGCTCGCTTTGGGCTTCGGGTTTCGCTGCGGGTTCCTCGGGCTGCTCCACATGGACATCATCCGTGAGCGCATCGAGCGGGAGTTCGGGGTGTCGCTCGTGGCGACCGCGCCGTCGGTGGAGTACAGGGTGACCAAGACCTCCGGCGAGGTGGTGCTGGTCGACAATCCGAGCGAGCTCCCCCCGGCCGGAGAGATCCGCACCATCGAGGAGCCGGTGCTCGACGCCACCATCATCGCCCCCGCCTCCTACACAGGGACGGTCCTCGAGCTGTGCCAGGCGCGCAGGGGCACGCAGACCGGCCTCACCTATCTGTCCCCGGAGAGGGTGGAGATCCGGTACCGGATCCCGCTGGCAGAAGTGGTCGTCGACTTCTTCGACCAGCTGAAGAGCAGGACGCAGGGTTACGCGAGCCTCGACTACGAGCCTGCGGGCCACCAGGTGGCCGACCTCGTGAGGGTGGACATTCTCCTCCACGGTCAGCCGGTGGACGCGTTCTCGGCGATCGTGCACCGCTCGAAGGCGCAGGACTACGGGAGGGAGATGACCAAACGGCTGCGCGAACTCATCCCCCGCCAGCAGTTCGACGTCCCCATCCAGGCGGCGATCGGCGGGAGGATCATCGCCAGGGAGACGGTGAAGGCCTATCGCAAGGACGTGACCGCCAAGCTCTACGGCGGCGACGTCACCCGCAAGAGGAAGCTGCTGGAGAAACAGAAAGAGGGCAAGAAGCGGATGAAGGCGATCGGCAGGGTGGAAGTCCCCCAGGACGCGTTCATCAGGGCCCTCCGCATCGACGCCTGA
- a CDS encoding methylmalonyl-CoA carboxyltransferase: protein MRAPAGERPTSAGRSAVSLGCSRLHTASYAGRPAVVAQIGPAGITRTFGAADGDLVSEAARRAAAAGVPLVISLSCRGLHVGDGLASCDGLGRAARAVSALTGVVPVLAVVSGRVSSEVALLVGLADIAIMTADARLHLSSAVDVRRTSGIGTLDWFGDPHSVTARAGVAQIAVPSHRAVHDVLSELLGMLPDPVGVSDHPPHPVSDPPDRPCPDLNAVLPDDPAVPYDVRRVVDAVVDDRHLLEISPDFAPNVVCAFARVAGRTVGVVANQPQVLAGTLDVHASCKAARFVELCDRYGIPLVTFVDTPGFLPGRDQEWRGMIRHGSKLAFAYARTTVPRVCVILRKAYGGAYIVMDSKPMGSDLTFAWPTAEIAVMGPEGAARIVGRGASPEELAELTERYRHEHLNSWRAAERGLVDDVIEPSDTRRKIAAALRILEDKVQEQRPRRHDNHPL, encoded by the coding sequence GTGCGCGCACCCGCTGGAGAACGCCCGACATCGGCAGGCCGCTCGGCTGTCAGCCTCGGGTGCTCGCGTCTCCACACCGCCTCCTACGCGGGGCGTCCGGCCGTGGTGGCGCAGATCGGTCCGGCGGGGATCACGAGGACGTTCGGTGCCGCCGACGGCGACCTCGTCTCAGAAGCGGCGCGACGTGCGGCCGCAGCCGGAGTCCCTCTCGTCATCAGCCTCTCCTGCCGCGGGCTGCACGTGGGGGACGGCCTCGCCTCGTGTGACGGCCTTGGCAGGGCCGCCCGGGCCGTCTCTGCCCTCACAGGGGTGGTCCCAGTCCTGGCAGTCGTATCCGGACGAGTCTCGTCCGAAGTCGCCCTCCTGGTCGGGCTCGCCGACATCGCGATCATGACCGCGGACGCACGCCTGCACCTCAGCTCCGCCGTCGACGTCCGCCGCACCAGCGGCATCGGCACACTCGACTGGTTCGGGGACCCGCATTCGGTCACAGCCCGCGCCGGTGTGGCACAGATCGCCGTCCCCTCACACCGAGCCGTCCACGACGTGCTCTCCGAGCTGCTCGGGATGCTTCCCGACCCTGTGGGCGTGTCGGATCACCCGCCCCATCCGGTCTCGGACCCGCCGGACCGGCCCTGCCCGGACCTGAACGCCGTCCTCCCCGACGACCCGGCCGTCCCCTACGACGTCCGCCGCGTCGTCGACGCGGTGGTCGACGACCGCCACCTCCTCGAGATCTCCCCCGACTTCGCCCCGAACGTCGTCTGCGCCTTCGCACGCGTCGCAGGCCGAACCGTCGGCGTCGTGGCAAACCAGCCGCAGGTGCTCGCCGGCACCCTCGACGTACATGCCTCTTGCAAGGCGGCCAGGTTCGTGGAGCTCTGCGACCGCTACGGCATACCGCTGGTCACCTTCGTCGACACACCCGGCTTCCTCCCCGGGCGCGACCAGGAATGGCGGGGAATGATCCGCCACGGATCCAAGCTCGCCTTCGCATACGCACGAACCACCGTGCCCCGGGTCTGCGTGATCCTGCGCAAGGCGTACGGCGGAGCATACATCGTCATGGACTCCAAGCCGATGGGCTCCGACCTCACGTTCGCGTGGCCGACCGCGGAGATCGCGGTGATGGGACCAGAAGGCGCCGCCCGGATAGTCGGCAGGGGCGCCTCCCCCGAAGAGTTGGCCGAGCTCACCGAGAGGTACCGCCACGAACATCTGAACTCTTGGAGAGCGGCGGAGCGCGGCCTGGTAGACGACGTGATCGAACCGTCCGACACCCGCCGGAAGATCGCCGCGGCGCTCCGTATTCTCGAAGACAAGGTTCAGGAACAACGCCCTCGCCGCCACGACAACCATCCCCTCTGA
- a CDS encoding ribosomal RNA small subunit methyltransferase E — protein MGSPSASTLPTDLPFVYVDDVESPRLDSEQEAHLRRSLRCREGDRIVVCDGSGRWRTAVLADPPRPEGETVGCDPPDKTLTVAFAAPKGERLDWAVQKLTEIGVDRITIVEFDRSVVRWDPERAGRRVERLRRVARAAGEQARRVRLPAIDGPVLVDELGEESGFGPDAMVAHPAGTPVGEWLGGDGMGSCLLVGPEGGFSEREENLLGDRSFVRLAETVLRTETAAVAAGLALVWHWRLMQL, from the coding sequence TTGGGGTCGCCCTCTGCCTCCACTCTGCCGACCGACCTCCCGTTCGTGTATGTGGACGACGTCGAATCCCCCCGGCTCGACTCGGAGCAGGAGGCGCACCTGAGGCGTTCCCTGCGCTGTAGGGAAGGGGATCGGATAGTCGTCTGCGACGGCTCGGGACGGTGGCGGACCGCCGTCCTCGCCGACCCGCCCCGACCGGAGGGAGAGACGGTCGGATGTGACCCCCCCGACAAGACCCTCACGGTGGCCTTCGCGGCGCCGAAGGGTGAGAGGCTCGACTGGGCGGTGCAGAAGCTCACCGAGATCGGTGTGGACAGGATCACGATCGTCGAGTTCGACCGCTCCGTCGTCCGCTGGGATCCCGAGCGGGCAGGCAGGAGGGTGGAGAGGCTGAGGCGTGTGGCGCGGGCGGCCGGAGAGCAGGCCCGGCGAGTGAGGCTTCCCGCCATCGACGGCCCTGTGCTCGTCGACGAGCTAGGCGAGGAGTCGGGATTCGGGCCGGACGCGATGGTCGCGCATCCGGCCGGGACGCCGGTCGGCGAGTGGCTGGGAGGGGATGGGATGGGTTCGTGTCTGCTGGTGGGTCCCGAAGGCGGTTTCAGCGAGCGAGAGGAGAACCTGCTGGGGGACAGGAGCTTCGTGAGGCTCGCCGAGACGGTGTTGAGGACGGAGACGGCTGCAGTGGCGGCCGGACTGGCGCTGGTGTGGCATTGGCGTCTTATGCAGTTGTAA